Proteins from one Burkholderia sp. genomic window:
- a CDS encoding HIT family protein, with product MAYDDKNIFAKILRGELPCMRVYESDSTIAFMDIMPQSPGHTLVVSKEAVEMLYELSDEAATECIRVTKRIALAIRESLRPDGLFVGQFNGVAAGQTVPHVHFHLVPRWATQPLGAHSGAVADPKELKAMAERIRAALK from the coding sequence ATGGCCTACGACGACAAGAACATCTTCGCGAAAATTCTGCGCGGTGAGCTGCCCTGCATGCGCGTCTACGAGAGCGACAGCACCATTGCGTTCATGGACATCATGCCTCAGTCGCCGGGCCATACCCTGGTGGTGTCGAAAGAAGCAGTCGAGATGCTCTACGAACTGTCTGACGAAGCCGCTACCGAATGTATCCGCGTCACCAAGCGCATCGCGCTAGCGATCCGTGAGTCGCTGCGGCCAGACGGCCTGTTCGTCGGTCAGTTTAACGGCGTGGCGGCCGGCCAAACCGTGCCGCACGTGCACTTTCACTTGGTCCCCCGCTGGGCAACCCAGCCGCTCGGCGCGCACTCAGGCGCCGTGGCCGATCCGAAAGAACTTAAGGCGATGGCTGAGCGGATCCGTGCGGCGCTCAAATAA
- a CDS encoding IS5 family transposase: protein MRKDIHKKGEPKARYRVRNWAAYNEGLINRENVTIWIDEAVLARIPDAIPTRGRQCLYGDTLIQALLGVKTVYRLTLRALQGFTQSLRDLAFPSLPVQNYTTLCRRAKTLNVELPILRDNEPIHLVVDSTGLKVYGEGEWKVRQHGYSKRRTWRKVHLALNANTGQVHAALMTNQNVADGDALAKLLDQIPREEQIDVIGGDGAYDTQPCHAAIAARSAIPSIPPSDSAAHWPADMPGAAWRNGAVDAIARDGRRAWKQHSGYHRRSLAENAMYRFKTLTGHCLWARHIAAQATEVAVRVGVINRMADLARPQSVRIA from the coding sequence ATGCGCAAGGACATACACAAGAAAGGTGAGCCGAAGGCACGCTACCGTGTCAGGAATTGGGCGGCCTATAATGAAGGCCTGATCAACCGGGAGAACGTAACAATATGGATAGATGAAGCCGTCCTTGCCAGAATACCCGATGCCATACCCACACGTGGTCGCCAGTGTCTATACGGCGATACGCTGATTCAAGCATTACTTGGCGTGAAGACCGTCTATCGACTGACGTTGCGCGCCCTGCAAGGTTTCACCCAAAGTCTGCGCGATTTAGCCTTCCCGAGCTTGCCGGTGCAGAATTACACCACGCTCTGTCGCCGGGCAAAAACGCTTAATGTCGAACTGCCGATCCTTCGTGACAATGAACCGATCCATCTGGTTGTCGACAGCACCGGTCTGAAGGTCTATGGAGAAGGTGAATGGAAGGTGCGCCAGCACGGCTACTCGAAGCGGCGCACGTGGCGTAAAGTCCATCTCGCGCTCAACGCGAATACAGGTCAAGTGCATGCCGCGCTAATGACGAATCAGAATGTGGCTGACGGTGACGCTCTGGCCAAGTTGCTCGACCAGATTCCACGCGAAGAACAAATCGATGTCATCGGCGGTGACGGTGCCTACGACACCCAGCCATGCCATGCGGCCATTGCTGCACGCAGTGCTATTCCTTCGATTCCGCCAAGCGATAGTGCCGCTCATTGGCCAGCGGATATGCCCGGTGCGGCGTGGCGTAATGGCGCGGTTGATGCAATTGCCCGTGACGGTCGTCGAGCATGGAAGCAACACAGTGGCTACCACCGGCGATCGCTTGCCGAGAATGCGATGTATCGGTTCAAGACCCTCACCGGCCACTGTCTCTGGGCGCGTCACATCGCCGCGCAGGCGACCGAGGTCGCCGTTCGCGTCGGCGTCATCAACCGCATGGCGGACCTCGCTCGTCCGCAATCCGTTCGTATCGCCTGA